In Kordiimonas pumila, a single genomic region encodes these proteins:
- a CDS encoding competence/damage-inducible protein A — MTQTVSASLVVIGDEILSGRTQDTNTSYLAKWLNECGIQLSETRTVPDIEAEIVAAVNALRARYDYVFTTGGIGPTHDDITAESISAAFGVPCQRHPEAYARLLAYYGEKDFTEARQRMTRVPEGGVLIDNSVSIAPGFQIENVFVMAGVPKVMQAMLETIRPRLKAGRKVWSETLIVYAPESRIAPGLEAVLDGIDDISIGSYPFYSEKSVGAQIVIRSHDKAAIARAMTALKGFCVACNYKTEVQASA; from the coding sequence ATGACACAAACAGTATCAGCTAGCCTTGTTGTTATCGGTGATGAAATCCTGTCTGGCAGGACACAGGATACAAACACGTCCTACCTTGCCAAGTGGCTCAATGAATGCGGTATCCAGCTTTCTGAAACCCGCACGGTACCTGATATTGAAGCGGAAATTGTGGCGGCGGTGAATGCGCTTAGGGCCCGCTATGATTATGTGTTCACGACGGGTGGCATTGGCCCCACGCATGATGATATTACGGCGGAAAGCATTAGTGCGGCCTTTGGTGTGCCGTGCCAGAGGCACCCAGAGGCCTATGCCCGCCTGCTTGCCTATTATGGCGAAAAAGACTTTACCGAAGCTCGGCAGCGCATGACTCGTGTGCCAGAAGGCGGGGTGCTAATTGATAATTCTGTATCGATCGCACCCGGTTTCCAAATTGAGAATGTGTTCGTGATGGCAGGTGTCCCAAAGGTGATGCAAGCCATGCTTGAGACCATTCGCCCGCGCCTAAAGGCGGGCCGCAAGGTTTGGTCAGAGACCCTTATAGTGTATGCACCTGAAAGCCGCATCGCACCGGGGTTAGAGGCCGTTCTGGATGGTATCGACGATATCAGTATTGGCAGCTATCCGTTTTACAGCGAAAAAAGCGTTGGGGCACAGATTGTGATCCGCTCCCATGATAAGGCTGCAATTGCACGAGCAATGACTGCGCTAAAAGGCTTTTGCGTAGCTTGTAACTATAAGACAGAAGTGCAAGCTAGCGCTTAA
- a CDS encoding TlpA family protein disulfide reductase, with protein sequence MNKITIVFLLFVWAGITAGVKARDLTVGDVPPDNIGHTLEGERVKISDHKGKVVIVSFWATWCPPCMEEIPILNAIQQQVSDDRLKVLSVNFQQDKRTVRKYAKHLEKYFDEVHLTFLYEKDNGISAKFGVDRLPYMFMIDHTGRIAHIHIGYSKETIPSLVEEINALLQEQQKDHLYDTNSIS encoded by the coding sequence ATGAATAAAATAACTATAGTATTTCTGCTTTTTGTATGGGCAGGCATTACAGCAGGTGTTAAGGCACGTGACTTGACTGTTGGAGATGTGCCGCCAGACAATATTGGGCATACCCTTGAAGGGGAGAGGGTCAAGATATCAGACCATAAAGGCAAGGTTGTTATCGTAAGCTTTTGGGCGACTTGGTGCCCACCCTGTATGGAGGAAATACCTATTCTGAACGCCATTCAGCAACAGGTTTCTGATGATAGATTAAAAGTTTTAAGCGTAAATTTTCAGCAAGACAAGCGCACCGTACGTAAATATGCCAAGCATTTGGAAAAGTATTTTGACGAGGTGCATCTAACGTTTCTATATGAAAAAGATAACGGGATTAGTGCTAAGTTTGGTGTAGACCGCCTGCCTTACATGTTTATGATTGATCACACAGGCAGAATAGCCCATATCCATATAGGATATAGTAAAGAGACAATCCCCTCTTTGGTGGAAGAAATAAACGCACTTTTACAAGAGCAGCAAAAAGACCACTTATATGACACAAACAGTATCAGCTAG
- a CDS encoding acyl-CoA dehydrogenase family protein: MNFDFTEEQKMLVQSLERSLAKSYTFEAYREQVANKVTSDPKTWESLAELGIMAMPLPEAAGGFDGNHVDVMAVCTELGRRLVIEPYISSVVIAAYILEEADGDIAAEHLPKIAVGEEKYAAGFYEPGERHNPLAINTKAQEKGGSWVLTGRKAVVLGADTADHLIISADAGGPALFLLPADASGITLHKYPLMDGRGAADIVLEGAEATLLCASDKASAIIEAAVDRGAAALVADTLGAMEEVSELTKDYLRTRTQFGRPIGSFQVLSHRMVDLLIEYEQAKSITMEAAVEARNSDSDIRRKAVSAAKAKVGIASREFGKESIQMHGGIGMTDEYALGAYVKRMLVNEILFGDADYHLNRYSA; this comes from the coding sequence ATGAATTTTGATTTTACTGAAGAACAAAAAATGCTGGTGCAGTCGCTTGAGCGCTCGCTGGCCAAATCATACACTTTTGAAGCATACCGCGAACAGGTTGCAAACAAAGTTACATCTGACCCAAAAACATGGGAAAGCCTTGCAGAGCTTGGCATTATGGCTATGCCCCTCCCTGAAGCAGCGGGTGGCTTTGACGGTAATCATGTCGATGTAATGGCTGTATGTACCGAGCTAGGCCGCAGGCTGGTAATAGAACCATATATCAGTTCTGTTGTTATCGCTGCCTATATTCTGGAAGAAGCAGACGGCGATATTGCCGCAGAGCATTTACCCAAAATCGCCGTGGGCGAAGAAAAATATGCCGCTGGCTTTTATGAACCCGGCGAACGACATAACCCTCTTGCCATAAACACCAAAGCGCAGGAAAAAGGCGGCTCATGGGTACTGACGGGTCGTAAAGCAGTGGTTCTTGGTGCGGACACGGCTGATCATCTGATTATTTCAGCTGATGCAGGCGGCCCTGCCCTCTTTTTACTGCCCGCTGATGCGAGCGGTATTACGCTTCATAAATATCCGCTTATGGATGGGCGCGGCGCGGCCGATATTGTGCTTGAGGGCGCAGAGGCAACCTTGCTGTGTGCTTCAGATAAGGCATCAGCCATCATTGAAGCCGCCGTTGACCGGGGTGCAGCAGCCCTTGTCGCCGACACATTGGGGGCTATGGAAGAAGTCTCAGAGCTAACTAAAGACTATCTGCGTACCCGCACGCAGTTTGGCCGCCCTATTGGGTCATTTCAGGTTCTTAGCCACCGTATGGTTGATTTGCTTATCGAGTACGAACAGGCAAAATCAATCACAATGGAAGCCGCAGTAGAAGCCAGAAACAGCGACAGCGATATTCGCAGAAAAGCTGTTTCCGCCGCAAAAGCAAAGGTTGGCATAGCCTCAAGAGAGTTTGGTAAGGAATCTATCCAGATGCACGGCGGCATTGGCATGACAGACGAATATGCCCTTGGGGCATATGTGAAACGCATGCTGGTGAATGAAATATTATTCGGTGATGCCGATTATCACTTAAACCGCTATTCAGCCTAA
- a CDS encoding TonB-dependent receptor, translating into MTKTLMTNITRLAFGCSALAFSGMAAAQDANTGKSLEEIIVTAQRRAQSLQDVPISVSTLQGDRVTQFSAGGEDIRLLSSRIAGLNAESSNGRVAPRFYLRGLGNTDFDLAASQPISVIMDDVVQENVVLKSFPLFDVERVEVLRGPQGTLFGRNTTAGIIKFDTKKPTEDSEAYVSASYGSLGTLTAESAMGGAISDKVLVRASALYQRRSDWIDNDFTGEDDALGGFEEMAARLQVLFRPTEDLEALVNVHARSYEGTAAVFRANIITTDERGLNENFDRDTVSYNDTHNNPQEYDSWGTSLKLTYNLSESATITSITAYETTNGSSLGDIDGGNPAGPGFIPFQSSTEDGIDDLDQFTQELRVAVDASEELFYQFGFYYFDASMDLRTRPFFVPDSIVSHSNETWAVFGQGSYNLTDKTTVTIGVRYTDDKKSADAFSGGLGVYLPTVETSDDNISWDVAVNHAYSDDFSVYARIASGFRAPTIQSRDVAFVGNPSTAKSETIMSYEAGFKALFADKRFRWNAAVFYYDVSDLQVSAVGGATNSVRLESLDEVIGWGFETDIEYQATDNFLITAGLGFAHTKINDHDIRVPACGSGACTPLDPTDSDGFLIIDGNPLPQAPNFTLNLTAEYTAPLADGELFIFTDWAMQGKTHMLLYQTVEFQTSGTFEGGVRAGYRWNDGQYEAALFGRNITNEANLKGVIDFNNNTGYVNEPRVWGVALKANF; encoded by the coding sequence ATGACAAAAACTTTGATGACCAATATTACCCGTCTGGCGTTTGGCTGTTCTGCTCTTGCTTTTTCAGGCATGGCCGCAGCGCAAGACGCCAACACAGGTAAATCGCTGGAAGAAATCATTGTAACTGCCCAAAGGCGCGCACAAAGCCTGCAAGATGTTCCTATTTCTGTTTCAACCCTGCAAGGTGATCGCGTTACTCAATTTTCTGCTGGCGGCGAAGATATTCGCCTGCTTTCTTCCCGGATTGCGGGCCTGAACGCAGAATCGTCAAATGGTCGTGTTGCCCCGCGCTTCTACTTGCGCGGCCTTGGAAACACAGACTTTGACCTTGCCGCATCACAGCCAATTTCAGTTATCATGGATGATGTTGTTCAGGAAAATGTGGTCCTGAAAAGCTTCCCGCTTTTTGATGTTGAGCGTGTTGAAGTACTGCGCGGGCCACAAGGCACACTTTTTGGTCGCAACACAACAGCAGGCATCATCAAGTTTGACACGAAAAAACCAACGGAAGACTCTGAAGCTTATGTGAGTGCAAGTTATGGCTCACTCGGTACCTTAACGGCAGAATCTGCTATGGGCGGCGCCATAAGTGACAAAGTTCTGGTACGGGCTTCTGCGCTTTACCAGCGTCGTAGTGACTGGATAGACAATGACTTCACGGGCGAAGATGATGCCCTTGGTGGCTTTGAAGAAATGGCAGCACGTCTGCAAGTTCTGTTCCGTCCAACAGAAGATCTTGAAGCCCTTGTTAACGTACATGCCCGCTCATATGAAGGTACAGCAGCTGTTTTCCGTGCTAACATTATAACAACCGACGAACGCGGCCTGAACGAAAACTTTGACCGTGACACTGTTTCTTACAATGACACACACAACAACCCACAGGAATACGATAGCTGGGGTACATCACTGAAACTTACATATAACCTGTCAGAATCAGCGACTATCACATCCATCACCGCTTATGAAACCACCAATGGTTCCAGCCTTGGTGATATTGATGGCGGTAACCCTGCTGGCCCCGGTTTCATTCCATTCCAGTCTAGTACAGAAGATGGCATTGATGACCTTGACCAGTTCACGCAGGAACTGCGCGTTGCTGTAGATGCATCTGAAGAATTATTTTACCAGTTTGGTTTTTACTATTTTGACGCCAGCATGGACCTGCGCACACGTCCGTTCTTTGTTCCTGACTCGATTGTGAGCCATAGTAACGAAACATGGGCAGTGTTTGGCCAAGGCAGCTATAACCTCACTGACAAAACAACGGTTACAATTGGCGTTCGCTATACTGACGACAAAAAATCTGCTGACGCTTTCTCTGGCGGGCTAGGTGTTTACCTGCCAACAGTGGAAACAAGTGATGACAACATAAGCTGGGACGTTGCGGTTAATCATGCATACAGCGACGATTTCTCTGTATATGCACGTATCGCAAGCGGCTTCCGCGCACCAACCATCCAAAGCCGTGACGTTGCTTTTGTGGGCAACCCATCTACGGCTAAATCAGAAACTATCATGTCTTATGAAGCAGGCTTTAAAGCCCTGTTCGCAGACAAGCGTTTCCGCTGGAATGCTGCGGTCTTCTACTATGATGTATCAGACCTGCAAGTGAGTGCTGTGGGCGGCGCAACCAACAGCGTTCGCTTGGAAAGCCTTGATGAAGTTATTGGCTGGGGCTTTGAAACTGATATCGAATATCAAGCAACAGATAACTTCCTGATTACAGCAGGCCTTGGCTTTGCTCACACAAAAATCAATGACCACGACATTCGTGTTCCTGCCTGTGGTTCTGGCGCCTGTACACCGCTCGACCCGACAGATTCAGACGGCTTCCTGATCATTGACGGTAACCCATTGCCACAAGCACCTAATTTCACGCTGAACTTAACAGCCGAATACACAGCACCCCTTGCTGACGGCGAGCTGTTTATCTTCACTGACTGGGCGATGCAGGGCAAAACACACATGCTATTGTACCAAACTGTAGAGTTCCAGACATCTGGCACATTTGAAGGCGGCGTACGCGCTGGTTACCGCTGGAATGATGGTCAGTATGAGGCAGCTCTTTTTGGCCGTAACATTACCAATGAAGCAAACCTGAAAGGTGTGATTGATTTCAACAATAACACTGGCTACGTGAACGAGCCTCGTGTTTGGGGTGTTGCTTTAAAAGCGAACTTCTAA
- the purB gene encoding adenylosuccinate lyase — protein MIARYSRKQMTDIWEAENRFRIWFEIEAHACDANAKLGRIPEAAAKAVWERGKWEIARIDEIEREVKHDVIAFLTNLAEHVGDEARFVHQGMTSSDVLDTCLSVQLMQAADIIIEDLEKLLVVLKRRAEEHKYTICIGRSHGIHAEPVTFGLKMAQAYAEFDRCLARMKDARKEVATCAISGAVGTFANIDPFVEEYVAEKMGLEVEPVSTQVIPRDRHAMYFAVLGVIASCIERLSVEVRHLQRTEVLEAQEYFSKGQKGSSAMPHKKNPILTENLTGQARYIRAMCIPAMENVALWHERDISHSSVERYIGPDATVALDFSLARLTNVMDQLLVYPDNMLDNMNKMGGLPNSQRVLLELTQAGVSREDAYRLVQENAMKVWESRGALQLLDLLKADEIVTSKVSAAELDELFNMDYHTKHVDTIFKRVFGA, from the coding sequence ATGATCGCACGTTATTCCCGCAAACAAATGACCGATATTTGGGAAGCTGAAAACCGTTTCCGCATCTGGTTTGAAATTGAAGCGCACGCGTGCGATGCAAACGCAAAGCTGGGCCGTATCCCTGAAGCTGCTGCCAAAGCTGTGTGGGAACGCGGCAAGTGGGAAATCGCCCGCATTGATGAGATTGAGCGCGAAGTAAAGCACGATGTTATCGCGTTTCTCACGAACCTTGCCGAGCACGTGGGCGATGAAGCTCGTTTTGTGCACCAAGGCATGACATCATCAGATGTGTTGGACACATGCCTGTCTGTACAATTGATGCAAGCGGCTGATATTATTATTGAAGACCTTGAAAAGCTGCTTGTGGTGCTCAAACGCCGCGCGGAAGAACATAAATATACAATCTGCATTGGTCGCAGTCACGGTATTCACGCAGAACCTGTTACATTCGGCCTGAAAATGGCGCAGGCATATGCTGAATTTGACCGCTGCTTGGCTCGTATGAAAGACGCGCGGAAGGAAGTGGCAACTTGTGCAATCTCTGGTGCGGTTGGTACATTCGCCAACATTGACCCGTTTGTTGAAGAATATGTTGCCGAGAAAATGGGGCTTGAGGTGGAACCGGTTTCCACACAGGTTATCCCGCGTGACCGGCATGCGATGTATTTTGCGGTTCTCGGCGTTATTGCAAGCTGTATTGAGCGCCTTTCTGTTGAGGTGCGTCACTTACAGCGCACCGAAGTGCTGGAAGCGCAGGAATATTTCTCCAAAGGCCAAAAGGGTTCAAGTGCCATGCCGCATAAAAAGAACCCAATCCTTACGGAAAACCTAACCGGTCAGGCGCGCTATATTCGCGCTATGTGCATTCCGGCGATGGAAAACGTAGCCCTTTGGCACGAACGCGATATTTCGCACAGTTCTGTTGAACGCTATATCGGGCCGGATGCAACTGTGGCGCTTGATTTCAGCCTTGCGCGCCTTACTAACGTAATGGACCAGCTTCTGGTGTACCCAGACAACATGCTGGATAATATGAATAAAATGGGCGGTCTGCCAAACAGCCAGCGTGTTCTGCTGGAGCTGACGCAGGCGGGCGTTAGCCGCGAAGATGCCTACCGTTTGGTGCAGGAAAATGCCATGAAGGTATGGGAAAGCCGGGGGGCATTGCAGCTTTTAGATTTGCTGAAAGCTGACGAGATTGTGACCAGCAAGGTGTCAGCTGCGGAACTGGATGAGCTGTTTAATATGGATTACCACACCAAACATGTAGACACGATTTTCAAGCGGGTGTTTGGGGCCTAG
- a CDS encoding SDR family NAD(P)-dependent oxidoreductase has protein sequence MTNEYVTGLFSLEGKVALVAGASSGIGAGFAMALARAGADVALGARRTDRIEALAAEIMQVTGQKAIAVPLDVADGESVKATFDKVEGGLGTPTIIANNAGIAIPKWALDYNEEDWDTTMDINLKGMWRVGTEATKRMVAKGLGGSIVNTASILGLGVSPQQLIYATSKAAVIQMTKAMALEWQRYGVRVNALCPGYFKTEINAEFIDSEHGQKMVQATPAHRSGDIQELIPALLMLASPASSFTTGVALPVDGAHSVKLV, from the coding sequence ATGACAAATGAATATGTAACCGGACTATTCAGTCTGGAGGGCAAGGTTGCGCTGGTGGCTGGTGCGTCTTCCGGTATAGGGGCTGGTTTTGCAATGGCCTTGGCTAGGGCTGGTGCAGATGTGGCACTCGGCGCCCGCCGCACTGACCGTATAGAAGCCTTGGCAGCAGAGATCATGCAGGTAACAGGGCAGAAGGCTATAGCTGTGCCGCTTGATGTGGCGGACGGCGAAAGTGTTAAAGCCACCTTTGATAAAGTTGAGGGCGGCCTAGGGACACCTACAATTATCGCAAATAATGCAGGCATAGCCATACCCAAATGGGCGCTGGATTATAATGAAGAAGACTGGGACACCACAATGGATATTAACCTGAAAGGCATGTGGCGTGTAGGCACGGAAGCTACCAAGCGTATGGTTGCTAAAGGTTTGGGTGGCTCTATTGTTAACACGGCATCTATTTTGGGTCTTGGTGTTAGCCCGCAGCAGCTAATATATGCAACAAGCAAAGCAGCCGTTATCCAAATGACAAAAGCCATGGCTTTAGAGTGGCAGCGATACGGTGTTCGGGTAAATGCCCTGTGCCCGGGGTATTTTAAAACCGAGATTAACGCTGAGTTTATTGATAGTGAGCACGGTCAAAAAATGGTGCAAGCAACTCCTGCACATCGCTCTGGTGATATACAAGAGCTGATCCCCGCACTGCTAATGCTTGCCTCTCCGGCAAGTAGCTTCACAACCGGGGTTGCCTTACCTGTTGACGGGGCACATTCCGTTAAACTGGTGTAG
- the radC gene encoding RadC family protein translates to MAIGKTPVEDKPDHRHGHRQRLRERFLKAGPDGLADYELLELILFLAIPRRDVKPLAKELISHFGSYAGVLSAETAMLTAYPGLGETAVAAIKSVQASALHLAKAEMASRPVLSNWQAVIGYLQGAMAHLPREQFRVLLLDKKNALLSDELLSDGTVDETAVYPREIVRRALSANASALILVHNHPSGDPAPSRADIVMTKEVLQTCKTVGIHVHDHIIIGKYGQTSFREQGLI, encoded by the coding sequence GTGGCAATAGGGAAAACACCAGTAGAGGATAAGCCAGACCATAGGCATGGTCACAGGCAACGCTTACGGGAACGGTTTTTAAAAGCGGGCCCTGATGGCCTTGCAGATTATGAACTACTGGAACTTATTTTGTTTTTGGCAATCCCACGCCGCGACGTCAAGCCGCTCGCTAAAGAGCTTATTAGCCATTTTGGAAGCTATGCAGGTGTGCTTTCCGCAGAAACGGCAATGCTTACAGCGTATCCCGGGCTCGGCGAAACGGCGGTGGCGGCTATCAAGTCGGTGCAGGCCTCGGCCCTTCATCTTGCGAAAGCGGAAATGGCATCAAGGCCGGTTTTGTCGAACTGGCAGGCTGTTATTGGGTATTTACAGGGGGCAATGGCCCATTTACCACGCGAGCAATTTCGTGTTTTACTACTCGATAAAAAGAATGCGCTGCTGTCAGATGAACTGCTAAGCGATGGTACGGTGGATGAAACAGCCGTCTATCCGCGCGAGATTGTGAGAAGAGCGTTGTCTGCCAATGCTTCCGCCCTTATTTTGGTGCATAACCACCCTTCAGGGGACCCGGCACCAAGCCGGGCAGATATAGTTATGACAAAAGAAGTTTTACAAACCTGTAAAACCGTTGGTATTCATGTGCATGACCATATTATCATAGGCAAGTACGGCCAAACCAGTTTCAGGGAACAGGGATTGATATAA
- the map gene encoding type I methionyl aminopeptidase yields MNYVDAVTAPESRTGAIKIYGPEALDGMRAAGRLAAETLDHVTPFVEVGITTDELNTICHEFVLANGAISAPLNYKGFPKSVCTSINHVICHGIPGPKKLRMGDSLNIDVTVILDGWYGDTSRMFFIGEPKLLPKRLCQVTFEAMWKGIEVVKPGAFLGDIGHAIQTHVEANRYSVVRDFCGHGIGRVFHDEPSVMHYGTPGSGPELKPGMFFTIEPMVNAGKPGCKVLADGWTAVTRDKSLSMQFEHTLAVTDTGYEVFTKSPKGWECPPYALDN; encoded by the coding sequence ATGAATTATGTTGATGCAGTAACCGCCCCTGAAAGCAGAACTGGTGCCATTAAAATATACGGGCCAGAAGCTCTGGACGGTATGCGCGCAGCAGGGCGCTTGGCTGCTGAAACGCTCGATCATGTAACCCCCTTTGTGGAGGTGGGCATTACTACAGATGAGCTAAACACCATATGCCATGAATTTGTATTGGCGAACGGTGCCATTTCTGCCCCCTTAAATTATAAAGGCTTTCCAAAGTCTGTTTGCACCTCCATCAACCATGTTATTTGTCACGGTATTCCCGGCCCTAAAAAATTGCGCATGGGTGATAGCCTTAATATTGATGTGACGGTTATTCTGGATGGCTGGTACGGCGACACAAGCCGGATGTTTTTTATCGGCGAGCCTAAGTTGCTGCCAAAACGCCTGTGCCAGGTAACTTTTGAAGCCATGTGGAAGGGAATTGAGGTTGTTAAACCCGGCGCCTTTCTTGGTGATATTGGGCACGCTATTCAAACCCATGTTGAGGCAAATCGCTATTCTGTGGTGCGTGATTTTTGCGGGCACGGTATTGGGCGTGTATTTCATGATGAACCAAGTGTCATGCACTACGGCACGCCCGGCAGTGGGCCAGAATTAAAGCCCGGCATGTTTTTCACCATTGAACCGATGGTCAACGCTGGCAAGCCCGGCTGCAAGGTGCTTGCTGATGGCTGGACAGCTGTTACCCGCGATAAATCGCTTTCTATGCAGTTTGAGCATACCTTAGCTGTAACAGACACAGGCTATGAAGTGTTTACCAAGTCGCCAAAAGGCTGGGAATGCCCGCCGTACGCGCTTGATAATTAA
- the sfsA gene encoding DNA/RNA nuclease SfsA, whose protein sequence is MKFEEGLTKGRLIKRYKRFLADVELETGETVVAHCANSGSMLGLKEAGSLVYLSANKNPKAKLDWRWELVEVDGSLVGINTAHPNRIVEQAILDAEIPELRGYKIVRREVKYGQNSRIDLLLEDPGLCYVEVKNVTLREGAKALFPDAVTARGTKHLAELVDMVKLGHRAVMFYLVQRSDCTLFAPATEIDPVYASALREAYKAGVEVLCYQCSLTPSEIVIDKVVPLEI, encoded by the coding sequence ATGAAATTTGAAGAAGGTCTGACCAAAGGTCGGCTTATAAAGCGCTATAAACGCTTTTTGGCTGATGTAGAACTTGAGACGGGCGAAACAGTTGTGGCGCACTGTGCTAATTCGGGGTCTATGCTTGGACTTAAGGAGGCGGGGTCCCTTGTGTATCTTTCTGCCAACAAAAACCCTAAAGCCAAGCTTGACTGGCGGTGGGAACTGGTGGAAGTGGATGGTAGTCTGGTTGGTATAAATACAGCGCACCCAAACCGCATTGTAGAGCAGGCCATTCTGGACGCTGAAATTCCGGAACTTAGGGGCTATAAAATAGTTCGCCGCGAAGTGAAATATGGTCAAAATAGCCGTATTGATCTGCTGTTGGAAGACCCGGGGCTTTGTTATGTTGAAGTGAAGAACGTAACCCTTAGGGAAGGCGCAAAGGCACTTTTTCCTGATGCGGTAACGGCACGCGGTACCAAGCATCTTGCGGAATTGGTGGATATGGTAAAGCTTGGTCACCGGGCTGTAATGTTTTACCTTGTGCAGCGCAGTGATTGCACGTTATTTGCTCCTGCCACAGAAATTGACCCGGTGTATGCAAGTGCGCTAAGAGAAGCATATAAAGCAGGTGTTGAAGTGCTTTGTTACCAATGCAGCCTGACACCGTCTGAAATTGTGATCGATAAAGTAGTACCTTTGGAAATATAA
- a CDS encoding NUDIX domain-containing protein codes for MYWRQVKSTKKALKNMPVSVKAVVVSRDGKALVMRKYYGTVDLPGGRLEKGEDMYSCLQREVFEETGLTVKKFEFVCSWVKHSPDTGDRLMVVFETQLRSKAKNTTITLSDEHVWHQFMISDEAEELADMPPGYATALEVCFSRYRPI; via the coding sequence GTGTACTGGCGGCAGGTAAAGTCCACTAAAAAAGCGCTTAAAAACATGCCGGTTTCTGTGAAAGCTGTTGTGGTTTCGCGGGATGGCAAGGCTCTTGTTATGCGCAAATATTACGGCACAGTTGATTTACCTGGTGGCAGGCTTGAAAAAGGTGAGGATATGTATTCCTGCCTTCAGCGCGAAGTGTTTGAAGAAACCGGCCTGACCGTTAAAAAATTTGAATTTGTGTGCTCGTGGGTAAAGCATAGCCCTGATACGGGGGACAGGCTGATGGTTGTTTTTGAAACCCAACTCAGGTCTAAGGCTAAAAACACCACTATAACTTTATCAGACGAGCATGTCTGGCACCAGTTTATGATATCAGACGAAGCTGAAGAACTTGCTGACATGCCGCCCGGTTATGCAACAGCGCTAGAGGTATGTTTTAGCCGTTACCGGCCAATATAG
- a CDS encoding acyl-CoA dehydrogenase family protein, translating into MDLSLSDGQVRFRDSIREFLKEALPDDIKKAMRAGGHLTAEQYRRWHGILAQKGWSTPLWPKDFGGTGWNPVEYAIFDEECYAAGAPRVLPFGVSMLAPVIINFGNDEQKKRFLPGIQSGEVWWAQGFSEPGAGSDLASLKTTAIKDGDHYIINGQKTWTTLGHFGDWIFCLVRTDTKAEKKQTGISFIVVDMKSPGVEVRPIITLDGSHEVNEVWFTDVKVPVENLIGEENKGWTYAKFLLQHERIGIAGIGISKDQLVQLKRLASAEKKNGKPLIEDTAFKHKIAELEIELRALDITNKRMLVAASQGTDPGPVSSMLKIRGSEIAQRIYELKMEASGLYAIPSQPEAHDIGWNGEIMGSLDNAISAPAYLNTRKISIFGGSNEIQRGIISKMVLGF; encoded by the coding sequence ATGGATTTAAGCCTTAGCGACGGACAGGTACGTTTCCGCGATTCCATACGGGAATTCCTGAAAGAAGCCTTGCCAGATGATATTAAAAAAGCCATGCGCGCTGGAGGCCACCTAACAGCAGAACAATACCGTCGCTGGCATGGTATTCTGGCTCAAAAGGGATGGTCAACACCGCTGTGGCCCAAAGACTTTGGTGGCACTGGCTGGAACCCCGTAGAGTACGCCATCTTTGATGAAGAATGCTATGCAGCAGGCGCGCCGCGTGTGTTGCCCTTTGGTGTCTCAATGCTAGCACCGGTTATTATTAATTTTGGTAACGACGAGCAAAAGAAGCGGTTCCTTCCCGGCATTCAGTCAGGCGAAGTTTGGTGGGCACAGGGTTTCTCTGAACCGGGAGCAGGCTCTGATCTCGCAAGCCTGAAAACAACTGCTATTAAAGACGGCGACCATTATATCATTAACGGTCAAAAAACATGGACCACCCTTGGTCATTTTGGTGACTGGATCTTCTGTCTGGTTCGCACCGATACAAAAGCCGAGAAAAAGCAAACCGGTATTAGCTTCATTGTGGTTGATATGAAAAGCCCGGGTGTGGAAGTCCGCCCCATTATTACACTTGATGGCAGCCATGAAGTGAATGAAGTTTGGTTCACCGATGTTAAGGTGCCTGTTGAAAACCTGATCGGCGAAGAGAACAAGGGTTGGACCTATGCCAAATTCCTGTTGCAGCACGAGCGCATTGGTATTGCTGGCATCGGCATTTCAAAAGACCAGCTTGTGCAACTAAAACGCCTCGCATCTGCTGAAAAAAAGAACGGTAAACCGCTAATTGAAGACACGGCCTTCAAACACAAGATTGCCGAGCTAGAAATCGAACTGCGCGCGCTCGATATTACAAACAAACGCATGCTTGTAGCAGCCAGTCAGGGAACAGATCCCGGCCCAGTTTCCTCCATGCTTAAAATCAGGGGCAGTGAAATTGCCCAGCGCATATACGAACTCAAGATGGAAGCCTCTGGCCTTTATGCCATCCCAAGCCAACCAGAAGCCCACGATATCGGGTGGAACGGCGAGATCATGGGATCACTGGACAATGCCATTTCAGCGCCTGCCTATCTTAACACCCGCAAAATCAGCATATTCGGCGGCTCTAACGAAATTCAACGGGGTATCATTTCAAAAATGGTCCTTGGATTTTAG